A single region of the Liolophura sinensis isolate JHLJ2023 chromosome 9, CUHK_Ljap_v2, whole genome shotgun sequence genome encodes:
- the LOC135475762 gene encoding Ig-like V-type domain-containing protein FAM187A translates to MYTIVLLVVFLRLCPKINGQVTGRPENRVPGTSPAPANPPLPDQDNAALIQATLRRFPRAISPHAELPTYSESDTPSKKFRIYHTCLREKNSHGREIPRAAKLRQEGQEVELSCNVCLRPDHDPSRYGIEWRRFQQRVGEEAEVPQDPRRFTVTNSKSLIIKNIDVMDAGQYACLLDGQPQIIYQVDVLFNEKRRVVYENDPESTVEPEVHLSDYNLCVVTTWSSWSTCSKCGEEGLRRMIGLCTIKKIVLSDPVSPVDIPSMAHYPEGVPCRSTLLPRSVAKIPYIRDRESETLMGPCLVPCPTVAEVIQVTDEYGKVLKEVEVQYYSINEVPKVPHTPKRDVMYKDAGKRLILKCPTESHKKKKEEMIRWQNGTVLINPLTIRRATLGRVRIDHLYRLLIRRLKITDTAAFNCWVGGTHIATFKVIVTKPMNKNIKTYISYAGFGITVLFVVLIAFSICFKTPTKSAR, encoded by the exons atgtacacgATAGTGCTACTGGTTGTCTTCCTCCGCCTTTGCCCGAAAATCAATGGTCAGGTGACTGGCCGCCCTGAGAACCGTGTACCTGGCACAAGTCCCGCCCCAGCGAACCCACCGTTACCGGATCAAGACAACGCAGCCTTGATACAGGCCACCCTCAGGCGTTTTCCCAGGGCAATTAGCCCTCATGCGGAACTGCCAACTTATTCAGAATCCGACACCCCGAGCAAGAAATTTCGCATTTATCACACATGTCTCCGAGAAAAGAACTCACACGGACGAGAAATACCCCGGGCTGCCAAACTTAGACAAGAGGGACAGGAAGTGGAACTCTCCTGTAACGTAtg TTTGCGTCCAGACCATGACCCCAGCCGATACGGAATAGAATGGCGGCGTTTCCAGCAGCGCGTTGGAGAGGAAGCGGAAGTGCCACAGGACCCCCGACGATTTACTGTCACCAACAGTAAATCCCTGATCATTAAGAACATCGACGTGATGGACGCTGGTCAGTACGCATGTCTACTGGATGGCCAACCACAAATCATCTACCAGGTTGATGTTCTGTTCAACGAAAAGAGGCGTGTT GTCTATGAGAATGACCCCGAGTCTACGGTAGAGCCTGAGGTCCATCTGTCTGACTACAACCTGTGCGTGGTTACCACGTGGTCATCCTGGAGCACGTGCAGCAAGTGTGGCGAAGAGGGATTACGTCGCATGATTGGTCTGTGTACAATCAAG AAAATTGTTCTATCCGATCCCGTCAGCCCGGTGGATATCCCCAGCATGGCGCACTACCCTGAGGGCGTCCCATGTCGCTCTACCTTACTGCCGCGTTCCGTGGCTAAAATTCCTTACATCCGCGACCGCGAAAGCGAGACCCTGATGGGACCATGTTTGGTGCCCTGCCCCACCGTGGCAGAGGTCATTCAAGTCACCGATGAGTATGGCAAGGTTCTGAAAGAGGTGGAAGTCCAGTACTACTCCATAAACGAGGTGCCCAAAGTTCCTCATACACCCAAACGGGACGTCATGTACAAGGATGCCGGGAAACGCCTTATCTTGAAATGCCCTACCGAAAG CCATAAGAAGAAAAAGGAAGAGATGATTCGTTGGCAGAATGGCACAGTGTTGATCAACCCGCTGACGATCAGACGTGCCACACTGGGCAGGGTAAGGATTGATCATCTGTACAGACTGCTGATCCGCAGGCTCAAAATCACGGACACTGCTGCCTTCAA TTGCTGGGTTGGAGGTACCCACATTGCCACCTTCAAGGTCATTGTCACCAAGCCAATGAACAAGAACATCAAAACTTATATCTCTTATGCCGGATTCGGAATCACAGTGCTCTTTGTCGTTCTGATCGCCTTCAGCATCTGTTTTAAAACGCCAACTAAGTCAGCCAGATAA